The stretch of DNA CAAGGGCGTGCGGGAACACTATTCCTGGCAGGCACACGCCGATGCCTACGTCAGGCACCTGCTTCCCCTGTCCCAGCGCCACGAACCGCGGCCCGAGGCGCCGCTGCGTCGCCGCCCGATGCTCTACCACGACCGCGCGATCTTCACCGACCTGGACCAGACCCTGCTGGGAGATCCCGGCTCACTCGCTGCCTTCGTCGGGGTCATGCGTGAGAACCGTCGCTGCGCAACCTTCGGGATCGCCACCGGGCGGCGCCTCGATTCGGCACTCAAGATCATGAGGCGCAACCACATCCCGCAGCCCGACGTGCTGATCACCAGCCTGGGGACCGAGATTCACTATGCGCCGCGTTTGACGGCCGATACCGCCTGGACCGAACACATCGATCACTCCTGGAACTCGCAGCCGATACGCCGCCTGCTTGAGGACCTCCCGGGCATCAAGCTGCAACCGAAGAGCGAGCAGGGCCGGTTCAAGGTCAGTTACTACATCGATCCGACCCTGTCGCCCTCGCTGGAAGAGATCCAGCGCCTCATGCACCAGAACGAACTGGCGGTCAACGTGTTCCTGTCGTTCGGCCAGTTCCTCGACATTGTCCCGGTGCGCGCCTCCAAGGGCTTCGCGTTGCGTTACTTTGCGGACAATTGGGACATCCCACTCGAGCACATGTTGACCGCCGGCGGTTCGGGAGCGGACGAAGATATGATGCGCGGCAACACCCTGGCCGTGGTGGTGGAGAACCGTCACAACGAGGAGCTCTCGCAGCTCGCCGACCTGGAGCGGATCTACTTCGCCCGTTCCCAGTGTGCCGCGGGCATCATCGAGGCGATCGCCCACTACGACTTCTTCAAAGAGTGCACCGTGCCCAGCGAATGACTCCGTCCCTGCTGATCTGCACCGACATGGATCGCACCCTGCTGCCCAACGGCGAGGCGCCGGAGTCTCCCCGCAGTCGCGAGTATTTCGCTGCCGTGGCCTGTCGACCCGACGTGGCGGTCGCCTACGTTACCGGTCGGGACCGGACGCTGGTCGGGGAAGCGATCGTTGAATGGTCGCTGCCGAACCCGGATTTCGTCATCGGCGATGTCGGCACGACCCTCTACGAGGTGTCCGGCGACAGTTGGCGCGCGTCGGCGGACTGGTGGAGCGAGATCTCGACCGACTGGGCGGGCCTGGACCACGACGCCCTGTGCGATCTGATCGATGATATCGAGGGTCCGCGACTCCAGGAGGCGGAGAAGCAGGGCGAGTTCAAGCTCAGCTACTACCTGCCGCTGGACGCGGATCGCGAGGCGATCCTCGACACGATGTGGGAACGGCTCGGTCAACGGGGATTGAAGGCGAACCTGGTCTGGAGCGTCGACGAGCAGGCCGGTACGGGGCTGCTGGACGTGCTGCCGGCCAGCGCCGGCAAGCTGCACGCCGTTGAATTCCTGATCCGGTCGATCGGAGTCTCCCGGGCGCAATGTCTGTTCGCCGGTGACAGTGGAAACGATCTGCAGGTGCTTGCCAGCCCGATCTTCGCGGTGCTGGTTGCCAATGCCGCGCAGGAGGTGCGCGACGAGGCGCTTGATCTCGCTGTTTCCGCTGGAAACGCGGATTCGCTGTATCTCGCCGCGGGTGGGTTCCGCAGCCTGAACGGCAACTACGCCGCGGGGATTCTCGAGGGACTGGCCCATTTCTTTCCCGCAACCGAGGACTGGTGGTGATGCGCCCGGGACGAAGGTTCCTTGCAAGCCTGGTTTCGGCCATGGTGGCGGTCTCCGTCGTGCGGGCCGCCGAGATTTCGATCTCCTGTGGCGCGGTGGGCCGGGAGCTGGCGTTGTGCCGTAGCGGCGCGGAGGCCTGGGCAGCGGCCACTGGAAACACGGTGCGTGTCGTTACCGCGCCCAGCGCCACCAACGAGCGTCTCGCGCTCTACCAGCAGTTGCTCGCGGCCCGTGCGCCCGACGTCGACATCTTTCAGATCGACGTGATCTGGCCCGGCATCCTGGGGGCCCATTTCGCCGATCTCGGGGATTTTATCGGTGAGCAGCGTCAGGCGTTCTTCCCGGAGATGGTCGCCAACGACACCGTCGAGGGACGCCTGGTCGCGATCCCCTGGTTTGCCAGCGTGGGGATGCTCTACTACCGCAAGGATCTGCTGGACGAACACGGGCGGAAAGTCCCGGGAACCTGGGCGGAACTGGGCGAGACGGCCCGAGGGATTCAAGCCGCCGAGCGCGGGCAGGGCAACGCGAAGATCTGGGGTTATGTCTGGCAGGGTCGCGCCTATGAGGGCCTCACCTGCAATGCACTGGAGTGGATCGACAGCCACGGTGGCGGCACGATCGTGGATCCTGACGGGAAGGTCACGGTCGATAATGCGCATGCCATCGCTGCGGTGGAGCAGGCGGCTGATTGGGTCGGTACGATCAGCCCGAAGGGTGTGCTCAACTACGCCGAGGAGGACGCCCGCGGTGTGTTTCAGCCGGGCAACGCCGTGTTCATGCGCAACTGGCCGTACGCCTGGGCCCTGATGCAGGCCGAGGACAGCCCGGTCCGCGGCAGGGTCGGTGTCGCGCCGTTGCCGGCGGGTGGGGAAGACGGTCAGCGGGCTGCGACCCTCGGCGGATGGCAACTGGCGGTCTCGCGCTATTCGCGTCATCCGGAGCTGGCCGCGGACCTTGTCCTGCATCTGACCTCGGCGGCCGAACAGCGGCGTCGCGCGATCGATGCCGCCTACATCCCCACGAGGCCCGCGCTGTTCGAGGACGCGGAGGTCCTCGAGGCCAATCCGTTTTTCCGCCTTGTCGCCGAAACGCTGCCCGACGCGGTCGCCCGCCCGTCGGCGGTCACAGGGGCGGCCTACAACCGCGTCAGCAACCAGTTCTGGAATACGGTACACGGTGTGCTTGCCGGGCGTGTCTCGGCCTCTGCAGGCCTCACGAAGTTGCAGCGCGACCTGAACCGGTTGAAGCGACGTGGCGGGTGGTGACCAGCGGCATGGCGGGGGAAGGCGCCCGGGTCGCCTGGTGGCTGCTCGCCCCGACGCTGATCGTGCTGGCGCTGGTTGCCGGATGGCCGCTGACGCGGACGATCTGGTTCAGCCTGACCGATGCACACCTGGCAGATCTTGCCCGGGCGCGTTTTGTCGGTCTGGAGAACTACCTGGCGCGCGACGACGGCGGGTGGTTCGGTGTCATTGCCGATCCGCTCTGGTGGCGCGCCGTGCGCAATACCTTCGTCTTCGCGTTCGTATCCGTGTCCCTCGAGACCCTGCTGGGTCTGGTAATCGCCCTAATGCTGCAGGCGCGTTTCCCCGGGCGGGCCCTGGTGCGTGCGGCCGTGCTGATTCCCTGGGCGATCCCCACCATCGTCTCCGCGCAGATATGGGGCTGGATGCTCCACGACCAGTTCGGCCTGATCAACGACCTCCTTCTGCGCGTCGATCTGATCGACCAACCCCTGGCGTGGACCGCCGATCCGGGTCTTTCCATGGGGGCGGTCATCGTCGCCGACGTCTGGAAGACCACGCCCTTTATGGCCCTGCTGTCGCTGGCGGCCCTGCAACTGGTGCCCGGGGAGTGCCTGGATGCCGCGCGCGTCGACGGGGCGGGTGCGTGGCGGACCTTTAGGTACGTGACGCTGCCCCTGATCCTGCCGGCGCTCGGGGTGGCGGTAATATTCCGATCGCTGGACGCCCTTCGGATCTTCGACCTGATCTACGTCCTGACACCCGGCAGCGAGGATACTATGTCCATGTCGGTCTTCGCGCGGCAGCAGCTCGTGGACTTTCAGGACGTCGGCTACGGGTCGGCGGCCTCTTCGCTGCTGTTCTTCTTCATCGCTGCATGCACGATCGGCTTCATGGTGCTTTCCCGCCTGCGCCCATTGCAGGGTGTGAACCGGTGAGACGCGGATTCGCACGTATCGGGTTCGTTGCGCTCACCCTTGCGATCGTCCTGTTCGCGGTCTTTCCTTTCTACTATGCCATGGTGACCTCCCTGAAGACCGGCACGGCCCTGTTTCGGGTGGACTACCTGCCGAGAGCCCTGGATTGGGACAACTACCGGGCGATCTTCCGCGACCAGCCCTTCGGCACCAACATCCTGAACTCGGCGATCGTTGCGGCCGCAGTGGTGATCGCATCGCTGGGACTGTCGTTGACCGCGGCCTACGCCCTCGCCCGGAAGGCGTTCCAGGGACGTGGTCTGTTGCTGATGACGATCCTCGGTGTGTCGATGTTCCCGCAGGTGGCGGTGCTGTCCGGGATGTTTGAACTGGTTCGGGGGTTGGGCCTGTACAACCGCCTGGGTGGCCTGATGCTGAGCTACCTGATCCTGACCCTGCCGTTCACCGTCTGGGTCCTGACCACGTTCACCCGCAAGCTGCCGGTGGAACTGGAGGAGGCGGCGGTTCTGGACGGGGCGGGGCCGCTGACCATCGTGTTTCGCATATTCCTGCCACCGCTTGCCCCGGCCGCGGTGTCCACCGGTCTGCTCGCCTTCGTGGCCGCCTGGAACGAGTTTCTCTTCGCCCTGACCTTCACGCTGACCGACGATCAGCGCACGGTACCGGTCGCGATCGCCCTGATGAGCGGCGCGAGCGAATTCGAACTGCCCTGGGGCCAGATCATGGCGGCCTCGGTGGCCGTCACGCTGCCGATCGTGGCGCTGGTGCTTTCCTTCCAGGGCCGCATCGTGGCGGGGCTGACTGCCGGGGCGGTGAAGGGGTAGGCATTGGTTAATCCTCCGATTCATTAAAACTCGGCGGCAAGGCGCAGTCCGACGATCCAACCCTCGGGATTCTCCTGGAGTGGATCGATCGTAATGAGTTCATCCTTCATGTACTGGAGATCTGCGGTGATGCCGATGTGATCGTTGAGGCCGAGGCGGTAGTAGACCTCAAAGACGTCCGTGCGCTCGATGTCGAGGTTGCCACCGGGCAGGTAGGCATAAGCGATGCCGATGTTGTCAGGCTCCCGCCCCCAGGCACTGCCGTCGAAATTGAGCCCGCCCGAATAAATGGCCTTGTAATTGACGGCCCCCTGATCGGCCTGCCAGCCAAAGCGCAGGAAAGCGCCGAGCGCCTCCCCGAACCCCTGGTCGAACGAAAGCAGGACCGCCTTGCGGCGCTCATCCGTCGTGTCCGATGGATCGACGAAATCCTCGCTTGTCCAGTCGACCAGCACCTTGTAGTGACCCTCTCCCAGAGCAGAGTCAAGGGTGACACCCAGCTCCAGGCCATAGTAATCGAAGTTGTTGCCCGCCTCGTTCTCGCCCACATTCATGTAGACGCCGC from Gammaproteobacteria bacterium encodes:
- a CDS encoding HAD-IIB family hydrolase, which produces MTPSLLICTDMDRTLLPNGEAPESPRSREYFAAVACRPDVAVAYVTGRDRTLVGEAIVEWSLPNPDFVIGDVGTTLYEVSGDSWRASADWWSEISTDWAGLDHDALCDLIDDIEGPRLQEAEKQGEFKLSYYLPLDADREAILDTMWERLGQRGLKANLVWSVDEQAGTGLLDVLPASAGKLHAVEFLIRSIGVSRAQCLFAGDSGNDLQVLASPIFAVLVANAAQEVRDEALDLAVSAGNADSLYLAAGGFRSLNGNYAAGILEGLAHFFPATEDWW
- a CDS encoding carbohydrate ABC transporter permease is translated as MHDRLHGAFPPAPIAGCEPVRRGFARIGFVALTLAIVLFAVFPFYYAMVTSLKTGTALFRVDYLPRALDWDNYRAIFRDQPFGTNILNSAIVAAAVVIASLGLSLTAAYALARKAFQGRGLLLMTILGVSMFPQVAVLSGMFELVRGLGLYNRLGGLMLSYLILTLPFTVWVLTTFTRKLPVELEEAAVLDGAGPLTIVFRIFLPPLAPAAVSTGLLAFVAAWNEFLFALTFTLTDDQRTVPVAIALMSGASEFELPWGQIMAASVAVTLPIVALVLSFQGRIVAGLTAGAVKG
- a CDS encoding ABC transporter substrate-binding protein — translated: MRPGRRFLASLVSAMVAVSVVRAAEISISCGAVGRELALCRSGAEAWAAATGNTVRVVTAPSATNERLALYQQLLAARAPDVDIFQIDVIWPGILGAHFADLGDFIGEQRQAFFPEMVANDTVEGRLVAIPWFASVGMLYYRKDLLDEHGRKVPGTWAELGETARGIQAAERGQGNAKIWGYVWQGRAYEGLTCNALEWIDSHGGGTIVDPDGKVTVDNAHAIAAVEQAADWVGTISPKGVLNYAEEDARGVFQPGNAVFMRNWPYAWALMQAEDSPVRGRVGVAPLPAGGEDGQRAATLGGWQLAVSRYSRHPELAADLVLHLTSAAEQRRRAIDAAYIPTRPALFEDAEVLEANPFFRLVAETLPDAVARPSAVTGAAYNRVSNQFWNTVHGVLAGRVSASAGLTKLQRDLNRLKRRGGW
- a CDS encoding sugar ABC transporter permease, with product MAGEGARVAWWLLAPTLIVLALVAGWPLTRTIWFSLTDAHLADLARARFVGLENYLARDDGGWFGVIADPLWWRAVRNTFVFAFVSVSLETLLGLVIALMLQARFPGRALVRAAVLIPWAIPTIVSAQIWGWMLHDQFGLINDLLLRVDLIDQPLAWTADPGLSMGAVIVADVWKTTPFMALLSLAALQLVPGECLDAARVDGAGAWRTFRYVTLPLILPALGVAVIFRSLDALRIFDLIYVLTPGSEDTMSMSVFARQQLVDFQDVGYGSAASSLLFFFIAACTIGFMVLSRLRPLQGVNR